From Ramlibacter tataouinensis, the proteins below share one genomic window:
- a CDS encoding PilN domain-containing protein → MILINLLPHREAARKRRREAFFASLGASAVAGGIIAGAIYGWYVAQISDQQNQNAVLQTEIKKLEDQIKDIATLQAEIAALRARQQAVEDLQADRNMPVHLLNELVKQLPDGVYVTSIKQENQTISITGIAQSNERVSELLRNLSNNSPWLTRPDLVEITSTSVSLSPRDNRRVSNYVLRFKLLRASEAQKAASAASGSSAPASAASGPVRT, encoded by the coding sequence GTGATCCTGATCAACCTGTTGCCGCACCGCGAGGCGGCACGCAAACGCCGGCGCGAGGCCTTCTTCGCATCGCTGGGGGCATCGGCCGTGGCCGGCGGCATCATCGCCGGCGCGATCTACGGCTGGTATGTCGCCCAGATCTCCGACCAGCAGAACCAGAACGCGGTGCTGCAGACGGAGATCAAGAAGCTGGAAGACCAGATCAAGGATATCGCCACGCTGCAGGCCGAGATTGCGGCCCTGCGGGCCCGCCAGCAGGCGGTGGAAGACCTGCAGGCCGACCGCAACATGCCGGTGCACCTGCTGAACGAACTGGTCAAGCAGCTGCCCGATGGCGTGTATGTCACCAGCATCAAGCAGGAGAACCAGACCATTTCGATCACCGGCATCGCGCAATCCAACGAGCGCGTTTCGGAGCTGCTGCGCAACCTGAGCAACAACAGCCCCTGGTTGACGCGTCCGGACCTGGTCGAGATCACGTCCACCTCGGTTTCCCTGAGTCCGCGCGACAACCGCCGGGTTTCCAACTATGTCCTGCGCTTCAAGCTGCTGCGGGCGAGCGAGGCGCAGAAGGCTGCGTCCGCTGCCAGCGGCTCATCGGCGCCGGCTTCGGCCGCTTCCGGCCCCGTGAGGACCTGA
- a CDS encoding type 4a pilus biogenesis protein PilO: protein MATREPSKFDVAAIQHAVFGQFRGLNPNDPSSWPLLPRALLCLTLMAAIVVGLWFAWLVDSDEELQREQKKEIELRADYSKKLAEAVNLDALKKQREQVLQYVTQLEKQLPSKAEMDALLSDINQAGLGRSLSFELFRPGQVSVREYYAELPIALRVTGRFHDVGAFAADVANLSRIVTLNNLAVTPNKDGSLVMDATAKTFRYLDSDEVAAQRKAKGAQKK, encoded by the coding sequence ATGGCGACCCGTGAGCCTTCCAAGTTCGACGTCGCGGCGATCCAGCACGCCGTGTTCGGCCAGTTCCGTGGCCTGAACCCGAACGATCCGTCGTCCTGGCCGCTGCTGCCGCGCGCCCTGCTGTGCCTCACCCTGATGGCTGCCATCGTGGTGGGCCTCTGGTTCGCCTGGTTGGTCGACTCCGACGAGGAACTGCAGCGCGAGCAGAAGAAGGAAATCGAGCTGCGCGCGGACTACAGCAAGAAGCTGGCCGAGGCGGTCAACCTTGATGCGCTCAAGAAGCAGCGCGAGCAGGTGCTGCAGTACGTGACGCAACTCGAGAAGCAGCTGCCCAGCAAGGCGGAAATGGACGCCCTGCTGTCGGACATCAACCAGGCCGGCCTCGGCCGCAGCCTGAGCTTCGAGCTGTTCCGCCCGGGACAGGTGAGCGTGCGCGAGTACTACGCCGAACTGCCCATCGCCCTGCGGGTCACCGGCCGCTTCCACGATGTGGGCGCGTTCGCCGCCGACGTGGCCAACCTCTCGCGCATCGTCACGCTGAACAACCTGGCGGTGACGCCGAACAAGGACGGCAGTCTGGTGATGGACGCGACGGCGAAGACCTTCCGCTATCTCGATTCGGACGAAGTGGCCGCGCAGCGCAAGGCGAAAGGAGCGCAGAAGAAATGA
- a CDS encoding pilus assembly protein PilP translates to MRKRTLAAAGMAALALAGCGSSGQDELQQWMAAQRAATRPRVQPIPEPKKFVPQPYTQDGSTDPFSNQKLTQALKRESDKSTANMALLAPELARRKEALEAFPLDSMKMVGYLNKEGRPVALLRVDNLLYQVRPGNYLGQNYGKIMKVGETEVVLREIVQDAAGEWTERAATLQLQERGSK, encoded by the coding sequence ATGAGAAAGCGCACCCTCGCGGCGGCGGGAATGGCCGCGTTGGCGCTGGCGGGCTGCGGCTCGTCAGGGCAGGACGAACTGCAGCAATGGATGGCCGCGCAGCGCGCCGCCACCCGGCCGCGAGTTCAGCCGATTCCCGAACCCAAGAAGTTTGTGCCGCAGCCCTACACGCAAGACGGGTCCACCGATCCCTTCAGCAATCAGAAGCTGACGCAGGCGCTCAAGCGGGAGTCGGACAAGTCCACGGCGAACATGGCGCTGCTGGCGCCCGAACTCGCGCGGCGTAAGGAAGCGCTCGAAGCCTTCCCCCTGGATTCGATGAAGATGGTCGGCTACCTCAACAAGGAGGGCCGCCCGGTGGCGCTGCTGCGCGTGGACAACCTGCTGTACCAGGTGCGCCCCGGCAATTACCTGGGCCAGAACTACGGAAAGATCATGAAGGTGGGCGAGACGGAGGTGGTCCTGCGCGAAATCGTGCAGGACGCTGCCGGTGAATGGACTGAGCGAGCCGCCACGTTGCAACTGCAAGAGAGAGGGTCGAAATGA
- the pilQ gene encoding type IV pilus secretin PilQ encodes MNYNRISWRRICAFGTALVAASLAFSARAQNAVEAVNGSIQGGVEVVRIDFAQPLAAVPAGFSIQAPARVALDIPGASNGLGKSTVEINQGNVRSVNVVQAGERTRLVLNLKAAAGYKAQLQGKSLLVVFEPVAAAGPAKPTQPVFAESRNVETQPIRDLDFRRGTDSAGRVIVALPSNQVGVDIRQQGHNLVVEFLKSTLPEGLRRRLDVTDFGTPVQTVTTTQVGDRVRVTIEPKGTWEHSAYQSDNQFVVEVRQVKVDPSKLTQGRGFAGEKLSLNFQSIDVRALLQVIADFTNFNVVTSDSVTGSVTLRLKDVPWDQALDIVLQAKGLGMRKTGNVLWIAPKDEIAAKEKLDLESKAAIQSLEPVRTQSFQLNYTKAADIAAQITAGSGAARILSTRGSVIAEPRTNQVFVTDIPARLEQVQDLIAKLDIAVPQVLIEARIVEASDTFGRSLGVRLGGSDLRGIRGGDAGYSVGGNGNRIALGGTYDAVSGTTGEAENKLDTANTTFVHLPAIGQGGYNPSTFAISLFSAAANRFLNLELSALEADGKGKLVSSPRIVTADKTKAMIEQGTEFPYQQATSSGATSIAFRRATLKLEVTPQITPEGNIILDLDINKDSRGETTAAGIAINTKHIKTQVLVENGGTVVIGGIFELTESDSEAKVPLLGDIPYAGNLFKNRTRSTNKQEMLVFITPKMIADRAAAR; translated from the coding sequence ATGAACTACAACAGGATCAGCTGGCGGCGGATCTGTGCCTTCGGCACCGCTTTGGTCGCCGCCTCATTGGCCTTCTCCGCGCGGGCGCAAAACGCCGTCGAAGCGGTCAATGGCTCGATCCAGGGCGGGGTGGAGGTCGTGCGGATCGACTTCGCGCAGCCGCTGGCAGCGGTGCCGGCCGGGTTCTCGATCCAGGCGCCCGCACGCGTGGCGCTGGACATTCCCGGGGCCAGCAACGGCCTGGGCAAGAGCACGGTGGAAATCAACCAGGGCAACGTGCGCTCGGTGAACGTGGTCCAGGCCGGCGAGCGCACCCGCCTCGTGCTGAACCTGAAGGCCGCCGCCGGCTACAAGGCGCAGCTGCAGGGCAAGTCGCTGCTCGTGGTGTTCGAGCCGGTCGCCGCGGCCGGCCCGGCCAAGCCGACGCAGCCGGTGTTCGCCGAGAGCCGCAACGTCGAGACGCAGCCGATCCGCGACCTGGACTTCCGGCGCGGCACCGACAGCGCCGGGCGCGTCATCGTCGCCCTGCCCAGCAACCAGGTGGGCGTGGACATCCGCCAGCAGGGCCATAACCTGGTGGTCGAATTCCTCAAGTCGACCCTGCCCGAGGGGCTGCGCCGCCGCCTGGACGTGACCGACTTCGGCACGCCCGTGCAGACCGTGACCACGACGCAGGTCGGCGACCGCGTGCGGGTGACTATCGAGCCCAAGGGCACCTGGGAGCACAGCGCCTACCAGAGCGACAACCAGTTCGTCGTCGAGGTGCGCCAGGTCAAGGTCGATCCGTCCAAGCTGACGCAAGGCCGCGGTTTCGCCGGCGAGAAGCTGTCGCTGAACTTCCAGAGCATCGACGTGCGGGCGCTGCTGCAGGTGATCGCCGACTTCACCAACTTCAACGTGGTGACTTCCGACTCCGTGACGGGTTCGGTGACGCTGCGCCTGAAGGATGTGCCCTGGGACCAGGCGCTTGACATCGTTCTGCAGGCCAAGGGCCTGGGCATGCGCAAGACCGGCAACGTGCTGTGGATCGCGCCCAAGGACGAAATCGCCGCCAAGGAGAAGCTCGACCTCGAGTCGAAAGCGGCCATCCAGAGCCTGGAGCCGGTGCGCACCCAGTCCTTCCAGCTGAACTACACCAAGGCCGCCGACATCGCGGCGCAGATCACCGCCGGCTCCGGTGCCGCGCGCATCCTGAGCACCCGCGGCAGCGTGATCGCCGAGCCGCGCACCAACCAGGTGTTCGTCACCGACATCCCGGCGCGCCTGGAACAGGTGCAGGACCTGATCGCCAAGCTCGACATCGCAGTGCCCCAGGTGCTGATCGAGGCGCGCATCGTGGAAGCCTCCGACACCTTCGGCCGCTCGCTCGGCGTGCGCCTGGGCGGCAGCGACCTGCGCGGCATCCGCGGCGGTGACGCCGGCTACTCGGTCGGCGGCAACGGCAACCGGATCGCGCTGGGCGGCACCTACGACGCCGTCTCGGGCACCACCGGCGAAGCGGAAAACAAGCTGGACACGGCGAACACCACCTTCGTGCACCTGCCGGCGATCGGGCAGGGCGGCTACAACCCGTCGACCTTCGCCATCTCGCTGTTCAGCGCCGCGGCCAACCGCTTCCTGAACCTCGAGCTCTCGGCCCTGGAGGCTGACGGCAAGGGCAAGCTGGTGTCCAGCCCGCGCATCGTGACGGCCGACAAGACCAAGGCCATGATCGAGCAGGGCACCGAGTTCCCCTACCAGCAGGCGACGTCCAGCGGCGCCACCTCGATCGCGTTCCGCCGCGCCACCCTCAAGCTGGAGGTCACGCCGCAGATCACGCCCGAAGGCAACATCATCCTGGACCTGGACATCAACAAGGACAGCCGCGGCGAAACCACGGCCGCGGGCATCGCGATCAACACCAAGCACATCAAGACCCAGGTGCTGGTGGAGAACGGCGGCACGGTCGTCATCGGCGGCATCTTCGAGCTGACCGAGAGCGACAGCGAAGCCAAGGTTCCGCTGCTCGGCGACATCCCCTACGCCGGCAACCTGTTCAAGAACAGGACGCGCAGCACCAACAAGCAGGAAATGCTTGTCTTCATCACCCCCAAGATGATTGCGGATCGCGCGGCGGCACGTTGA